The Chryseobacterium geocarposphaerae genome window below encodes:
- a CDS encoding BlaI/MecI/CopY family transcriptional regulator, protein MKINHFTAAEENLMKLFWKLESFYLKDVMEQHPEPKPHQNTVSTYLKILVEKGYLSTEKEGRIFKYTVLVPLEEYRKFLLRELSRNFFNNSGKEVLDFLFNENLISQNDLKGYFDLKIELKPAKVKGPKLEYAEEILNPKKDKKGKEKKKKKKKD, encoded by the coding sequence ATGAAAATAAATCATTTTACTGCTGCAGAAGAAAACTTAATGAAGCTATTCTGGAAGCTGGAATCTTTTTATTTAAAAGATGTTATGGAACAGCATCCGGAACCCAAACCTCATCAGAATACGGTTTCTACTTACCTGAAAATATTGGTTGAAAAAGGTTACTTATCTACAGAAAAGGAAGGAAGAATTTTTAAATATACTGTTCTTGTTCCATTGGAAGAATACAGGAAATTTTTGTTGAGAGAACTTTCCCGTAATTTCTTTAATAATTCAGGAAAAGAAGTTTTAGACTTTTTATTTAATGAGAATCTGATCTCTCAAAATGATCTGAAAGGGTATTTTGATCTGAAAATAGAACTGAAGCCTGCAAAAGTAAAAGGACCCAAATTAGAATATGCAGAAGAAATTCTGAATCCTAAAAAAGATAAGAAGGGCAAAGAAAAGAAAAAGAAGAAGAAAAAAGATTAA
- the pdhA gene encoding pyruvate dehydrogenase (acetyl-transferring) E1 component subunit alpha, with translation MKEFSKEVYLKWYEDMTMWRRFEDKCRSLYLKQKIRGFLHLYNGQEAIPAGFTHAMDLTKDSMITAYRCHIHPMAMGVDPKRIMAELCGKATGTSGGMGGSMHIFSKEHRFYGGHGIVGGQIPLGAGIAFADKYFDRKAVNICFFGDGAARQGSLHETFNMAMNWKLPVIFVVENNQYAMGTSVKRTANHEDIYKLGLGYEMPCLAVDAMDPEKVAEAAYEAIERARRGDGPTFIEARTYRFRGHSMSDAEPYRSKEEVAIHKNDDPIELVKQRILSNGWATEEELDAMDNKSRDFVEECVEFMENSPYPDAEKIYEYVYAQEDYPFLDKLEN, from the coding sequence ATGAAAGAATTTTCTAAAGAGGTATACCTGAAGTGGTATGAAGATATGACTATGTGGAGAAGGTTTGAAGACAAATGCCGTTCTCTTTATCTAAAACAAAAAATCAGAGGTTTTTTACATTTGTATAACGGTCAGGAAGCTATCCCTGCAGGTTTTACGCATGCAATGGATTTAACTAAAGATAGTATGATCACTGCTTACAGATGTCACATCCATCCGATGGCGATGGGAGTAGATCCTAAAAGAATCATGGCAGAACTTTGTGGTAAAGCTACAGGTACGTCAGGAGGTATGGGTGGATCTATGCACATTTTCAGTAAAGAGCACAGATTTTACGGAGGTCACGGTATTGTAGGAGGACAAATTCCTTTGGGAGCTGGTATTGCTTTCGCAGATAAATACTTCGACAGAAAAGCGGTAAACATTTGTTTCTTCGGAGACGGTGCTGCCAGACAAGGCTCATTACATGAAACGTTTAACATGGCTATGAACTGGAAGCTACCTGTAATTTTTGTTGTTGAAAACAATCAATATGCAATGGGTACTTCTGTTAAAAGAACAGCCAACCACGAAGATATCTACAAACTAGGATTAGGGTACGAAATGCCTTGTCTTGCTGTAGATGCTATGGATCCTGAAAAAGTAGCTGAGGCTGCTTATGAAGCTATTGAAAGAGCTAGAAGAGGAGACGGGCCAACTTTCATCGAAGCAAGAACATACCGTTTCAGAGGGCATTCAATGTCTGATGCAGAACCATACAGATCTAAAGAGGAAGTAGCGATTCACAAAAATGATGATCCTATTGAATTGGTAAAACAAAGAATTTTATCAAACGGATGGGCTACAGAAGAAGAATTGGATGCTATGGATAACAAATCCAGAGACTTCGTTGAAGAGTGTGTGGAATTCATGGAAAACTCTCCATATCCGGATGCAGAAAAAATCTACGAGTATGTTTACGCTCAGGAAGATTATCCATTCTTAGATAAATTAGAAAACTAA
- a CDS encoding RNA recognition motif domain-containing protein: MNIFVSNINYATKEYELHDLFAEFGDVTSAKIVTDRETGRSRGFGFIEMGDEEGAQAIEALNQKELNGKVLNVSEAKPREEKPRRSFDNNRSGGYGNNRGGNGGGYGNNRGGNGGGNRW; encoded by the coding sequence ATGAACATTTTTGTTTCAAACATCAATTACGCAACTAAAGAATATGAGTTGCATGACTTATTCGCTGAATTTGGCGATGTAACATCTGCTAAGATTGTAACAGACAGAGAAACTGGCCGTTCTAGAGGTTTCGGTTTCATCGAAATGGGTGACGAAGAAGGAGCTCAAGCTATTGAAGCTCTTAACCAAAAAGAACTTAACGGGAAAGTCCTTAATGTATCTGAAGCTAAGCCTAGAGAAGAAAAACCAAGAAGAAGTTTCGATAACAACAGAAGTGGAGGTTATGGAAACAACCGTGGAGGTAACGGTGGTGGTTACGGAAACAACAGAGGAGGTAACGGCGGTGGAAACCGTTGGTAA
- a CDS encoding phosphatase PAP2 family protein — protein sequence MEEKQPSIILKASKIISDFFNPLLSLFIFFLYMSIKNYSLKDSLYYFLPILLIIMIPVIVWLVWNVKTGRYTNMDVSNRVQRKTLYIFIATCIITYIVFNYVKNGYLDFVMLFILILLFALQISNFFIKSSMHTAFNIFVAALFFAINPVAGLIWLGIAALVGITRVVLKRHSPKEVFMGALIAFIVSFIYLYCNIQFQH from the coding sequence ATGGAAGAAAAACAGCCTTCAATTATCCTTAAAGCATCAAAAATAATCTCAGATTTCTTTAATCCCTTACTTTCTTTATTTATATTCTTTCTATATATGAGCATAAAGAATTATTCACTGAAAGATTCTTTATATTACTTTTTGCCAATACTGTTGATCATAATGATCCCTGTCATTGTTTGGCTGGTCTGGAATGTAAAAACCGGCAGATATACCAATATGGATGTTTCGAATAGGGTGCAGAGGAAGACTCTCTATATATTTATTGCGACTTGTATTATTACTTATATTGTTTTTAATTATGTGAAAAACGGCTATCTTGATTTTGTTATGCTGTTTATTCTGATTCTTCTTTTTGCCCTGCAGATCAGTAATTTTTTTATTAAAAGTTCTATGCATACTGCCTTCAATATATTTGTTGCAGCTTTGTTTTTTGCGATCAATCCAGTTGCAGGACTTATATGGCTCGGAATTGCAGCTCTAGTCGGGATTACAAGGGTTGTTTTAAAAAGACATAGTCCTAAAGAAGTATTCATGGGAGCTCTTATCGCTTTTATCGTGTCTTTTATTTACCTATATTGCAATATACAATTTCAACATTAA